A stretch of the bacterium HR11 genome encodes the following:
- the rpoE gene encoding ECF RNA polymerase sigma-E factor: protein MDDTALVDRIRAGDRYAFNLLVWKWEKPIYNMALRILGSEEDAAEICQEVFIKAYMHIHEFRGDARFSTWLYRIAINCCHNHLRRRQRQRKFQARVPDFEGAGLDEATAPDAETVVHQAQLADRIHRALQGLPEDQRLVVELRVMHELSVEEVAHIMGIPEGTVKSRLYYAVKRLRELLRPLLQEGWKNSTEDSEWLAHG from the coding sequence ATCCGGGCGGGCGACCGCTACGCCTTCAACCTGTTGGTCTGGAAGTGGGAGAAACCGATTTACAACATGGCCCTGCGGATCCTGGGGTCGGAAGAGGACGCGGCCGAAATCTGCCAGGAGGTCTTCATCAAGGCGTACATGCACATTCATGAATTCCGGGGCGACGCCCGGTTTTCGACCTGGCTGTATCGGATCGCCATCAACTGTTGCCACAACCACCTGCGGCGGCGTCAGCGCCAGCGGAAGTTCCAGGCCCGGGTCCCCGACTTCGAGGGGGCCGGCCTCGACGAGGCCACGGCCCCGGATGCCGAGACGGTCGTCCACCAAGCTCAGCTGGCCGACCGTATCCATCGGGCCTTGCAAGGACTCCCGGAAGACCAGCGGCTGGTCGTGGAATTGCGGGTGATGCATGAATTAAGCGTGGAGGAGGTGGCTCACATCATGGGGATTCCGGAGGGCACGGTGAAGTCCCGCCTGTATTACGCCGTGAAGCGGCTCCGGGAACTTCTCCGGCCCCTCCTTCAGGAGGGTTGGAAAAACTCGACGGAGGACTCCGAATGGCTTGCTCATGGTTAG